The sequence GGATCGAGGGCGGTGTGCAGTTCGCGCCCCTCCGGGCCGTCCAGAAGCCGCGCGTAGTGCCCCGTCGCCACCCGCTCGGCGCCGAAGGTGCGGGCGCGCTCCAACAGGCGATCGAACTTCACCCAGGTGTTGCAGCGCACGCACGGGCTGGGGGTGCGGCCGGCCAGGTAGTCGTCGACGAAGGGATCGACCACCGTTTCGCGGAACTCGTCGTCCATCCGCAGGGTGTAGTGGGGAATGCCCACCTGCTCGGCCACCCGCCGCGCGTCGCCCAGGTCGAGGGCGCCGCAGCAGCGACCGTTGGCGGACTCCTCGCTGCGGTCCCACAGCAGCATGGAGAGGCCCACTACCGGCTGCCCCCGGCGAGCCAGAAGCAGGGCGGCGACGGAGGAGTCTAGGCCACCGCTCATCGCCACGGCGGTCAGCGAATCGCTCACCCCGAGGCCCTCCCGGCGGGCACCGCGGAGCGCAGGTCCGGCACCACGGATTCGAGGGCGGCGAGGAAGGCGGCCACTTCCTCCGGCGTGTTGGGCACGCCGAAGCTCACCCGCAGGGCCGACACCGCCTCCGCCTGGGACGCCCCCATGGCGAGGAGGGTCTTGTTCGGCTCGACGGCGCCGGAGGAACAGGCGGAACCGGTGGACACGCCGAAGCCGGCCAGGTCGAGACGGATCATCAAGGCCTGGGCCTCGGCGCCCACGAAGGAGACGAGGGAAGTGTTCGGCAGGCGCGCCGCGGTGGCGCCGTGGACCACCGTGTCGCCAATCTCCCCCAGCCCGGCTTCGAACTGATCGCGCAGCGCCGCCAGGTGACGGTAGCGCTCCGGCAGCCCGGCACCGGCGCGCGCAGAGGCCACCCCCAGGCCGACGATGGCCGGCACGTTCAGGGTGCTCGCCCGGCGGCGGCGCTCCTGGCCACCACCGACCAACAGGGGGGCCAGTTCCGTCCCGGAACGGATCCACAGGGCGGCGACGCCCAACGGACCGTGGAACTTGTGGCCGCCCAGGGTGAGGAAGTCAACCCCGAGATCCTTCACCCGCACCGGCACCTTGCCCACCGCCTGCACCGCATCGCACAGCACCGGAATGCCGCGATCCCGGCACACGGCGGCGACCTCGGCCACCGGCTGCAGGGTGCCCAGTTCGTTGTGGGCAAGCATCATGCAGACCAAGCGGGTGGAGTCATCGAGGGCGGCGACCACCGCCTCCGCCGGTACCACGCCGTCGCGCCCCGGCGGCACCCGCACCACTTCCATGCCCTGCGCCTCCAACCGCTCGGCGGCGGCGCGGATGGAAGGATGTTCGAGGGTGGCGATCACCAGCCGGCCGCGGTGCTCGTGCTCGAGACCGACGCTGAACATCACGGCGTTGTTCGCCTCGGTGCCGGAGGCGGTGAACACCACCTCCAGGGAATCGGCGCCCAGCAGGCTGGCGACCTGGTCGCGGGCGGCTTCCACCGCTTCCCGCGCCGCCCGGCCGGCGCGATGGACGGATAGGGTATTGCCGTGCTGACCGGCCAGCCAGGGCAGCATTGCCTCCAAAACCTGGGGATCCAGCGAAGTGGTGGCATTGTGGTCGAAGTAGACGAACTCGTCGCTCATGGGAGACGTATTCTATTCGCAGAGGCCCGCGAGCGTATGATTCGGGGAACAAAGCGGCGGCTTCCTCAAGCGCACTAGGAGAAATCATCTATGAGAAAACTCACCCATTGCCTCCTCATCCTGTGCTGCCTTCTCTTCGTCGCGTCCGAACTGGCCGCCGCCAAGGGCTACAAGAACTCCGAGGGCCTCTACCGCAAGAGCACCGCCGAGGTGATCGCCCAACTGCCTGCGGAGTACCAGGCCTGGCTCAAGGAAGTCGAGCTGATCATCACCGAAGACGAGCTGAAGGCCTTCTTCGAGATCGGCGAGGACTACCAGCGGGACGCTTTCATCAAGCGCTTCTGGCGCATCCGCGACCGCTACCCCAAGACCTCCCGGAACGAGTACTACGAGAGCTGGAAGCGGCGCGTCCAGGAGGCCAGAGGCCGCTTCGAGAGCCTGGATACGGACCGCGCCCGGGTGTTGTTGCTGAATGGCTTTCCGGACAGCCTGATCCAGTTTCGCTGCTCTGGAATCTATCCCCTAGAGGTGTGGTTCTACGACACCAGCGATCAGGCCCGG is a genomic window of Acidobacteriota bacterium containing:
- a CDS encoding cysteine desulfurase family protein, which codes for MSDEFVYFDHNATTSLDPQVLEAMLPWLAGQHGNTLSVHRAGRAAREAVEAARDQVASLLGADSLEVVFTASGTEANNAVMFSVGLEHEHRGRLVIATLEHPSIRAAAERLEAQGMEVVRVPPGRDGVVPAEAVVAALDDSTRLVCMMLAHNELGTLQPVAEVAAVCRDRGIPVLCDAVQAVGKVPVRVKDLGVDFLTLGGHKFHGPLGVAALWIRSGTELAPLLVGGGQERRRRASTLNVPAIVGLGVASARAGAGLPERYRHLAALRDQFEAGLGEIGDTVVHGATAARLPNTSLVSFVGAEAQALMIRLDLAGFGVSTGSACSSGAVEPNKTLLAMGASQAEAVSALRVSFGVPNTPEEVAAFLAALESVVPDLRSAVPAGRASG